The following proteins come from a genomic window of Melospiza georgiana isolate bMelGeo1 chromosome 3, bMelGeo1.pri, whole genome shotgun sequence:
- the LOC131081760 gene encoding acrosin-like, protein MNWLGLLVLLTVAGLAQSQYTCRGTCGLRAVPSAYHPTNSYGNVAYDPSMTRVVGGSDAKPGAWPWIVSIQHPWIPRLKHLCGGSLISKQWVLTAAHCFDKVTEISKVYVVIGATQLTKPGPGAQVRHVKQVLLHQYYSHDDMSYDIALMELDHPVKCSPYIQLACVPDARLRVSELQNCWVAGWGETAPRAQRSSDRLQEAKVQLIDLQLCNSTGWYTGKVHTHNVCAGYTQGAIDTCQGDSGGPLMCQEKNSKYWWVIGITSWGVGCARARRPGIYISTQYFHDWILFHMNLSPDGSSSPTSRACSHFLITSHPWSHYFPIPRTSLKPWPRPTPSLKSILLPTLGKVNSCSFPIKILMEFFTRVKELLQQTFDQNTS, encoded by the exons ATGAATTGGCTCGGCCTCCTCGTCCTGCTGACCGTGGCcgggctggcacagagccagtaCACCTGCAG AGGAACTTGCGGGCTCCGAGCTGTGCCATCTGCCTATCACCCCACTAATTCCTATGGCAACGTGGCTTATGACCCCAGCATGACACGCGTCGTGGGTGGCTCAGATGCCAAGCCAGGGGCCTGGCCGTGGATCGTCAGCATCCAGCACCCCTGGATACCACGCCTGAAACATCTGTGTGGAGGGTCTCTCATCAGCAAACAGTGGgtcctcacagcagcccacTGCTTCGATAAGGTCAC GGAAATCAGCAAGGTGTATGTGGTGATTGGGGCCACCCAGTTGACTAAGCCAGGCCCTGGGGCACAAGTGCGCCATGTCAAGCAGGTGCTGCTACACCAGTACTACAGCCATGATGATATGAGCTACGACATTGCCCTGATGGAATTGGACCATCCTGTCAAGTGCAGCCCCTACATCCAGCTGGCCTGTGTGCCCGATGCCAGACTGAGAGTGTCAGAGCTGCAAAACTGCTGGGTGGCTGGCTGGGGTGAAACTGCTCCTAGAG CTCAAAGATCAAGTGATCGCCTCCAGGAGGCCAAGGTCCAGCTCATCGATCTCCAGCTCTGCAACAGCACTGGCTGGTACACGGGGAAGGTCCACACCCACAATGTGTGTGCTGGTTACACACAGGGCGCCATCGACACCTGCCAG ggtgaCAGCGGTGGTCCTCTCATGTGTCAAGAGAAAAACAGCAAGTACTGGTGGGTCATTGGAATCACCAGCTGGGGAGTAGGCTGTGCCAGAGCAAGGCGTCCTGGAATCTACATCTCCACTCAGTACTTCCATGACTGGATCCTATTCCACATGAACCTGAGCCCAGATGGAAGTTCCTCTCCAACATCTCGGGCATGTAGTCATTTTCTGATTACTTCACACCCCTGGAGTCATTATTTTCCCATCCCACGAACCTCTCTGAAGCCATGGCCAAGACCAACTCCCTCTCTAAAATCAATTCTATTACCAACACTGGGCAAAGTTAACTCCTGCTCATTTCCCATCAAGATTCTGATGGAGTTTTTTACTCGAGTGAAGGAACTCCTCCAGCAGACCTTTGATCAAAACACATCTtga